Within the Deltaproteobacteria bacterium genome, the region CTAAAGCCCTCTCTTTTGGCCTTAGATTATGGTTTATCAGGTGTTCACTTTTAAATCGTAAATCTAATAAAAACAGTTCACTTTTAATTTTTAAATGACAAAGGCAATTCGATTTATTGACAATCTTAGTTGCATATGCTACTATCGTGCGAATGGTTACAAAAAGGGGTAAGGCTGCAGATTACACGCTCAAAAATTCATTTGGATACAGCATTAATAGGGTCACAAATGCTATTCGCAACCAGTTTAACAAGTGTTTAAAACCATTTGGCATTACAGGAGAGCAATTCGCAATAATGAAAGTAACCAACGATCATTCAGGCTCAATACAGACGCAAATAGCCAAAATAATATCAAAAGATAAAACAACTATTACAAGAGCAATTAATTCACTTGAAAAAAAAGGACTTATTCTTAAAAAAAGAGACAAAAGAGATAAGCGAGCATACTCAATTGAAATAACCGAAAAAAGTAAAGAAATCCTTTCTAAAACCATACCTATTACTGAAAAATATGATGAGTTGGTAAAAAGCAAACTCATCAGTAAAGAAGTTGAAACTTTCTTTAAAATCCTGGATATCATGCTTGAAACCTGCAAAGAATGGCCTTAAAAAGGAGGATCTGCTAATGAAAATTTTGTCCAAAATATTTATGATATTACTGGTGGGCTTGAGTGTTTTTATTATTGATGGACAATGCAAAGAACACGAAACTCCAGCCCATAAACAAATACCTATCACTACAGTGGATGTTTACAAGGTTTTAAAACCATCAAACATTCCAATTGTGTTGAAATACCCTGCAAGACTCAAAAGTGTAAAAAAAGTTCAAGTTGTAGCAAGAGTAACAGGTACATTGATAAAGAAATTTTATACAGAAGGGCAATTTGTTAAAAAGGGTGATTTGCTATACAAGATAGAGCCGGACAGTTATCAGGCAGCAGTAGATGGGGCAAAAGCGCAGCTTCAACGTGCTCTTGCTATGTTTAATAAAGCAAAAAGGGATTGGAATCGTATTAAAGCCTTATATGAGGAGAATGCAGTAAGCCAGCGGGAAAGAGATGCGGTTTTATCAGTTTATGAAATTGCTAAAGCTGACATTGCAAACGCCAGAGCAAACCTAAAGATGGCAACAATTAATCTAAACTACACTTCTGTTAAGGCGCCCTTAAGCGGTATTACGGGGCTAAAATGCACAGATGTGGGAAATTTTGTAACAAACGGAACACCGCTTGTTACAATAACAAAGGTTAATCCAATATATGCTGAGTTCTCAATTCCTAACATAAATATTATCAG harbors:
- a CDS encoding winged helix-turn-helix transcriptional regulator translates to MVTKRGKAADYTLKNSFGYSINRVTNAIRNQFNKCLKPFGITGEQFAIMKVTNDHSGSIQTQIAKIISKDKTTITRAINSLEKKGLILKKRDKRDKRAYSIEITEKSKEILSKTIPITEKYDELVKSKLISKEVETFFKILDIMLETCKEWP
- a CDS encoding efflux RND transporter periplasmic adaptor subunit, whose protein sequence is MKILSKIFMILLVGLSVFIIDGQCKEHETPAHKQIPITTVDVYKVLKPSNIPIVLKYPARLKSVKKVQVVARVTGTLIKKFYTEGQFVKKGDLLYKIEPDSYQAAVDGAKAQLQRALAMFNKAKRDWNRIKALYEENAVSQRERDAVLSVYEIAKADIANARANLKMATINLNYTSVKAPLSGITGLKCTDVGNFVTNGTPLVTITKVNPIYAEFSIPNINIIREKYYIKNGSWEKPTDGKIKAVIKINGKQYKETGFVNFIDTNIDIQTSTVKTRAIFQNLKRYLMPGEFIRIMLHGLIRKDVIMIPQEAVLQNPLGTMVFVVDKGKAQIKPVKLGETSGNYYIIEQGLQEGNLVIVNNFFRVKPGMPVKVDKIINIKKQ